A single window of Rhodamnia argentea isolate NSW1041297 chromosome 5, ASM2092103v1, whole genome shotgun sequence DNA harbors:
- the LOC115751327 gene encoding transcription factor PRE6-like, with amino-acid sequence MSTRRASSSSLPRPSSIAKISDEQISDLLSKLRQLNPQLRANRSDKVSASNLLQETCNCIRSLQREVDDLSDQLSQLLASTDRDSDQAAIIRSLLHQIQTPASSFRHRH; translated from the exons ATGTCCACCAGGAGAGCATCGAGTTCTTCGCTGCCGAGGCCATCGAGTATAGCCAAGATCAGCGACGAACAGATATCCGACCTCTTGTCCAAGTTACGACAACTCAATCCTCAGCTCCGCGCCAACCGTTCTGATAAG GTATCAGCATCAAACCTGTTGCAAGAGACCTGCAACTGCATCAGAAGCTTGCAAAGAGAAGTGGATGATCTGAGCGACCAACTCTCGCAGCTTCTGGCTTCAACCGACAGAGACAGTGATCAAGCGGCCATCATTAGGAGTCTGCTACATCAAATACAGACACCGGCCTCGTCGTTTCGTCACCGTCATTAG
- the LOC115751323 gene encoding peptidyl-prolyl cis-trans isomerase CYP23, which translates to MRSSSGGSSIACLILVIAACARAGSQEPHLGSARVVFQTNYGDIEFGFYPDVAPRTVDHIFKLVRLGCFNTNHFFRVDKGFVAQVADVAGGRSAPMNDEQRTEAEKTIVGEFSDVKHVRGILSMGRFDDPDSAQSSFSILLGDAPHLDGKYAIFGSVTKGDETLKKLEQLPTRREGMFVMPTERITILSSYYYDTRAESCEEENSTLRRSLAASAVEVERQRMKCFP; encoded by the exons ATGAGGTCTTCGAGTGGCGGATCCTCCATCGCTTGCCTCATTCTGGTGATTGCTGCCTGCGCACGTGCCGGATCGCAAGAACCCCACCTCGGATCGGCTCGTGTTGTTTTCCAG ACTAATTATGGGGACATCGAATTTGGGTTCTATCCAGACGTTGCTCCCAGAACGGTGGATCACATCTTCAAGCTCGTCCGTCTTGGGTGCTTCAACACCAATCACTTCTTTCGG GTGGATAAAGGTTTTGTAGCCCAAGTGGCTGATGTTGCGGGCGGCAGATCCGCACCCATGAATGATGAACAGAGAACAGAAGCCGAGAAAACTATCGTTGGGGAGTTCAGTGATGTCAAGCATGTTAGGGGCATTCTTTCCATGGGGAg ATTTGACGATCCGGACAGTGCACAATCCTCTTTCTCAATACTTCTTGGAGACGCTCCACATCTTGATGGCAAG TATGCTATATTTGGTAGTGTCACCAAAGGTGACGAGACATTGAAAAAGCTTGAGCAACTACCTACTCGCCGCGAAGGGATGTTTGTAATG cCAACTGAGCGCATCACAATTCTATCATCGTATTATTATG ATACTAGGGCTGAGAGTTGTGAAGAGGAGAATTCTACTTTGAGGCGCAGCCTGGCTGCTTCGGCTGTTGAGGTAGAGAGACAG AGGATGAAATGCTTCCCGTGA
- the LOC115751302 gene encoding F-box/kelch-repeat protein SKIP11-like, whose product MLEGRSCLVSRMFSSSCQPETNWSAKTCRLEIEIRSSKRLPDADMEDYQRTKSFKRFDLQDKTSWDWHGKSNDGSVFDLGNVEEGLLYDDTKEDRKQEEGSVCRAFLCEESDNQRHAGDSSHSNSLINSIGRDMSINCLVRCTRSDYGSIASLNRSFRSLINTGELYKMRRQNGIVEHWIYFSCNLLEWEAFDPILGRWMRLPRMISNELFIFSDKESLAVGTELLVFTTYMIYRYSILTNSWSSEGGMNAPRCLFGSASLGEIAIVAGGQDPHNNILSSAEMYNSETHEWHPLPSMHKRRKMCSGVFMDGKFYVIGGIGGSEGRVLTCGEEYDLKTGRWTEIPDMSPGRETDIPASAEAPPLVAVVNNELYSADYANMEVRKYDKVQRIWFPVGRLPESAASTYGWGLAFRACGDSLIVIGGPQNFIELNSWVPSEGPPRWNLLARKRSSNFVYNCAVMGC is encoded by the coding sequence ATGTTGGAGGGTCGTTCCTGTCTGGTTTCGAGGATGTTCTCGAGCTCTTGCCAGCCAGAAACCAATTGGTCTGCCAAGACTTGTAGGCTCGAGATAGAAATTCGCAGCAGCAAGCGTCTGCCCGATGCTGACATGGAGGATTATCAGCGAACAAAGTCATTCAAGCGCTTTGATTTGCAAGACAAAACTTCCTGGGATTGGCATGGAAAGTCCAATGATGGGAGTGTTTTCGACCTTGGTAATGTTGAAGAGGGTCTCCTCTATGATGACACGAAAGAAGATCGCAAACAAGAAGAAGGCAGTGTGTGTCGGGCTTTTCTGTGCGAAGAATCGGATAATCAACGTCATGCTGGGGATTCTTCTCATTCGAATTCCCTTATCAATTCCATTGGCAGGGATATGTCAATTAACTGTCTTGTTCGTTGCACAAGATCTGATTATGGTTCCATTGCCTCGTTGAATCGGAGTTTTCGGTCATTGATCAACACTGGTGAGCTCTATAAGATGAGGAGACAGAATGGTATTGTCGAGCActggatttatttttcttgcaatTTGCTCGAATGGGAGGCTTTTGACCCAATTCTTGGTCGATGGATGCGCCTTCCAAGAATGATCTCGAACGAATTGTTCATCTTTTCTGATAAAGAGTCCTTGGCAGTGGGCACTGAGCTTCTTGTATTTACTACGTACATGATATACAGATATAGCATTCTAACAAATTCTTGGTCCTCGGAAGGCGGGATGAATGCTCCGAGATGCCTGTTTGGATCTGCTAGTCTTGGAGAGATAGCTATTGTAGCTGGTGGGCAGGATCCTCATAATAACATACTGAGCTCCGCGGAGATGTACAACTCCGAAACTCACGAATGGCATCCTCTCCCAAGCATGCACAAACGGAGGAAGATGTGCTCTGGAGTGTTTATGGATGGCAAGTTCTACGTAATTGGTGGGATTGGTGGTAGTGAAGGGAGGGTTCTCACATGTGGGGAGGAATATGATTTAAAGACGGGACGTTGGACTGAAATCCCCGATATGTCCCCTGGAAGAGAGACTGACATACCTGCTTCAGCCGAGGCACCTCCTTTGGTTGCGGTTGTGAACAATGAACTTTACTCCGCTGATTATGCGAACATGGAAGTGAGAAAATACGATAAGGTGCAAAGGATATGGTTTCCCGTGGGCAGACTACCCGAAAGCGCAGCCTCAACTTATGGATGGGGCCTTGCCTTCCGAGCTTGTGGAGACAGCCTCATCGTCATTGGCGGACCTCAAAATTTCATCGAGCTCAACTCTTGGGTTCCAAGCGAAGGCCCTCCGAGGTGGAACTTGCTCGCCAGGAAGCGATCGAGTAACTTTGTCTATAATTGTGCTGTCATGGGATGCTGA
- the LOC115754519 gene encoding uncharacterized protein LOC115754519, translating into MHGGKTLEGRRKRDPSLMAETSPLKRRREAAPDEEEEEGKRQKPYKDVLSLLEEEEDVPGQDLSSLIASLQQELTSGSGPGPSAASAAKEADAEAPSPSAPPFPSPVGGGGGADERERVMRRLLEASDDELGLPSRESSEVGDGVGVEEGDDGPCGGGGDGQGWIDLCEGLVWELKDEAADHYALLEPGLGSPLEWWVN; encoded by the coding sequence ATGCACGGCGGAAAAACACTCGAAGGCAGAAGGAAGCGAGACCCATCTCTAATGGCGGAAACATCGCCACTGAAGCGCCGGAGAGAGGCGGCCcccgacgaagaagaagaggagggaaaGCGGCAAAAGCCGTACAAGGacgttctctctctcctcgaggaagaggaagacgtGCCCGGCCAAGACCTGTCGTCCCTCATCGCGAGCCTCCAGCAAGAGCTCACCTCCGGCTCCGGCCCCGGCCCTTCGGCTGCCTCCGCCGCCAAGGAAGCCGACGCGGAAGCCCCTTCCCCGTCAGCTCCTCCTTTTCCTTCGCCTGTGGGTGGAGGTGGGGGAGCAgacgagagggagagggtgatgAGGCGCTTGCTCGAGGCCTCCGACGACGAGCTCGGGCTGCCCAGCAGAGAGAGCAGCGAAGTTGGAGACGGCGTTGGCGTCGAAGAAGGCGACGATGGTCCgtgcggtggcggtggtgacgGCCAAGGTTGGATCGATCTGTGCGAGGGGCTGGTGTGGGAGCTCAAGGACGAGGCTGCTGATCATTACGCTCTCCTGGAGCCCGGCCTTGGTTCCCCATTAGAGTGGTGGGTGAATTAG
- the LOC115753938 gene encoding protein GAMETE CELL DEFECTIVE 1, mitochondrial — MLALQRLAKSTLGSPIPTQFLALRSALSSIAAERTLSTKNNGGDVWNDAWETAWLPDDLSPANRAPWESDVNFPSSDSSPSVVLPSDADAETKAFVEDMNENWDERSKVSKSKELRQREKQSCEVESADSSLYSLENIKKDYRLKKQRIHAGLWVKEIEKQEEAKLGAGDDIERLLDTASEIFDSPSCDWNSTNLLGSSEFKNKPDGWETTSKSQDENVWEMSQREEDILLQEFERRIAYSKFQIASFIKSHIFSRRRPVDGWKYMIEVVGPNAQKGKGSAPRLPSLADASTQPFREEKARVDSPVQNLLRGR; from the exons ATGCTCGCTCTTCAACGGCTAGCAAAATCAACGCTCGGATCGCCGATTCCTACTCAATTCCTCGCGCTCCGGTCGGCCCTTAGCTCCATTGCCGCCGAAAGAACACTTTCCACCAAGAACAACGGCGGCGACGTGTGGAACGACGCGTGGGAGACGGCGTGGTTGCCGGACGACCTGTCGCCCGCGAACCGAGCGCCGTGGGAGAGCGACGTGAACTTCCCGTCGTCGGACTCTTCTCCGTCCGTCGTCCTGCCGTCGGACGCGGACGCCGAGACGAAGGCGTTTGTAGAGGACATGAACGAGAACTGGGACGAGAGGAGCAAGGTGTCGAAGAGCAAGGAGCTGAGGCAACGGGAGAAGCAGAGCTGCGAGGTAGAGAGTGCGGATTCTTCGCTGTACAGCTTGGAGAATATCAAGAAGGACTATAGGTTGAAGAAGCAGAGGATACACGCGGGACTGTGGGTGAAGGAGATTGAGAAGCAGGAGGAGGCCAAGCTCGGTGCTGGAGATGACATCGAGCGATTGCTCGATACCGCTTCTGA GATTTTTGACTCTCCTAGTTGTGATTGGAATTCAACAAACTTATTGGGCTCTTCTGAGTTTAAAAATAAGCCTGATGGTTGGGAAACAACATCCAAGTCTCAAGATGAAAATGTGTGGGAAATGTCACAGAGGGAGGAAGATATTCTTCTCCAAGAATTTGAGCGCCGTATTGCATACAGCAAATTTCAG ATAGCCAGTTTCATAAAGAGCCACATATTTAGCCGGCGAAGACCAGTTGATGGGTGGAAGTATATGATAGAGGTGGTGGGACCTAATGCCCAGAAAGGGAAGGGTAGTGCACCAAGATTACCAAGCCTCGCAGATGCATCAACTCAACCTTTCAGGGAGGAGAAGGCACGGGTTGACAGTCCTGTACAGAATTTGTTGAGAGGAAGGTAG